The sequence below is a genomic window from Ruminiclostridium josui JCM 17888.
TGCTGTCCCATTTCCAACAGCATCTGTTCAAGTTCCTCCAAAGTCATATCCATTAAATTAATCATTGTGAGTATTTTATTTCTCCCTTTTTATTTTACTTATAAAAAATCCATCTGTCTGATATATATTCGGATATAATTGAATATATCCTTTTTCTGAACTGGAAATATCCAAAGCTGGAGGCATAAGTTCACGAAAACCTGCCAGCTTTAAATTAGGATTTTTATCAAGGAAATCCTGTACAATGTCCAGATTTTCTTGTGGCTGTATTGTACATGTACTGTAAATCATGACTCCCCCCACCTTTAAATACTGGGAAGCAATTTTCAGTATCTTCTCCTGGAGACCAGTTATCTCATTTAACTCATTCTCTGTCCTTGAATACTTAATATCAGGTTTTTTTCTAATTATACCTAATCCTGAACAAGGTGCGTCTATCAAAACTCTATCAGCTTTTCCTATGAGGTTTTCATCAAGTTCACACGCATCATGAATCTCGGTTTTTATAATATCTATACCCAATCTGCTACATGACTGCTCTATAAGATTGAGCTTATGCTGATAAACATCTCTTGCAATAACAGTACCCTTATTATTCATAAGCTGTGCTATATGTGTTGCCTTGCCCCCAGGAGCACTACAAACATCAATTACAGTTTCACCTTCTCTGGGGTCAAGGATTTTCGCTGCCAGCATTGAACTCTCATCCTGAACCTGAAAATAACCTTTTTTAAAGGTTTCAAGGTTGGAGATTGATGATGGATTTTTCAATACAACTGCTTCCTCAACGTACCTGCCCGGTTCAGCATTTATTCCTTCTTTATGTAGCATATCCAACAGAGTTTCCCTGTCTGTTTTCAATGTATTGGTCCTGATAATAAAATCAGGCACCTGATTATTACTTTTTAATAAATCCTCTGTAAACTCTTTCCCATATAAGTCTATCCATTTTTGCACCATCCAAACGGGATGTGAGTATAAAATGCTTAGATAATTTGCAAAATCACTTTTATCCGGATAAGGAATATTATCTTTGTTTTTTGAAATATTTCTAAGTACTGCATTAACAAATCTACTGGAAGCCTGATGCCCATATCTTTTTGCAAGATCAACTGCTGTGTTGCAGGCTGCCGAAACAGGTATTCTGTCTGTATGAAGAAGCTGGTATACGCCAAGTCTTAAAATATTTTTAATCCATGGTGACAGCTTTTTAAGCTTAATGCTGGAATATTTCCCTATAATGTAATCAATCTGCAAAAGCCATTTTACCGTACCATAAACCAATTCTGTTGCAAATGACCGGTCAATCTCTCTAAGCTTTTCATTTTCAAGATGCTTATTAACTGAAATATTTGAATATGCTTGGTTTTCAGTAATATCATATAAAATCTTTAATGCTGTTTCTCTTGCTAAATCTAATGCCACATTAACCTCCATGAGCCAAAATAGCGTCTTTATTGTTTTGTTCCTTACATACTAATCTCTGTTTCTTCGTTGGTTTGCAAGCAGAAGTAAACGCAAAAAACTGGCAATTGCAACCAATACCGATGCTACATAAGTCATCGCTGCTGCATTTAACACTTTTTTCGCAGAAATCAGTTCTTCATTCAAAAGGATTCCTGTGCTGCTCAACACAGAAATCGCCCGTCTACTTGCATTAAACTCTACCGGAAGAGTTATTAGATAAAACAATATCGCTGCAAAAAACAAAAGCAGTCCGAAATTAATTATAATCGGCCAGCCTAGAAACAATCCTAATATTGCCATGTACGGACCAACTGAAGAACCAAATCCTGCTACGGGAACCAAGGTACTTCGTAGTACAAGAGGTCCATATTTTACCTTGTGTTGTATTGCATGCCCGGTTTCATGTGCTGCAACACCTATTGCGGCTACTGAAGTACTTCCGTAGGTAGATTCAGACAGCCTAAGCACTTTCTTTCTGGGGTCATAATGGTCTGTCAGTTTACCACCTACCCGAGTAACTTCAACATCCTGAATACCGTTTACCTGAAGCAAATAACGAGCAACTTCCGCTCCCGTTATATGCTTTGAATTACCGATTTTACTATATTTATTAAAGGTACTTTTTACCTGTATCTGTGCAATTATTGATATAATCAGTGCCGGAACAACCAGTATCAAATAATATCTGTCCATATAATAAAAGCCCATTATACTTGTCCTCCTGTTTATAATCACATCTATGTCACATTAACAGTAATCTGTCTTATTTTTTCAATAAGTCCTTCTACATCAACATCTGTATTTATACAGGGCCCATTTGGCTGTTTATTAATAATTCCAATTACTGGTATACCCTTAATATCTGAGATACCACTCATCAAATCTCTTTCACATGCTACAGATATTATAATTCCCGGTTTTGCTTTTTTTACAATATTCCTGGCTACTGTACCACCTGTTGCCACAAACAAGCTTATTCCATTTTCTTTTGCAAATTTCAGAAGTTCTCCAATTTTACATTTACCACATTGCCTGCAAAGCTCAGGGTCTGAAGTCACCTTAAGTCCACATTGGCTATTTTGAAGGCAGTGTGGAAGAAGTATCATAATATCTTTAGGATTATACTTTTTATTATATGATTCCACTACAATATTATTCAATTCTATATAAAAATATCTTATACTCTTTTTTTCTATGCTGTTTGATTTTGCAAACAAAACTGCTACAGGCATTAAAACCCGTAACCCTAGTTTAGTCAGTGCCAAAGTTAATCCTGATGCTTTTTTCCTTTTGACTGTATGAATAATGGCCCCACTCATAACAGCCAAGGCACTAATACAAAAAACTACAGCCATAATCAATATAACCAATATGGCACTATAAACATCTATAGATGCATTTACGTAAGCAACTCCAAATAATATCAACAGTGATATGAAAACCGTCAATATTATAATCAAAA
It includes:
- a CDS encoding zinc metallopeptidase produces the protein MGFYYMDRYYLILVVPALIISIIAQIQVKSTFNKYSKIGNSKHITGAEVARYLLQVNGIQDVEVTRVGGKLTDHYDPRKKVLRLSESTYGSTSVAAIGVAAHETGHAIQHKVKYGPLVLRSTLVPVAGFGSSVGPYMAILGLFLGWPIIINFGLLLFFAAILFYLITLPVEFNASRRAISVLSSTGILLNEELISAKKVLNAAAMTYVASVLVAIASFLRLLLLANQRRNRD
- the rsmB gene encoding 16S rRNA (cytosine(967)-C(5))-methyltransferase RsmB; this encodes MALDLARETALKILYDITENQAYSNISVNKHLENEKLREIDRSFATELVYGTVKWLLQIDYIIGKYSSIKLKKLSPWIKNILRLGVYQLLHTDRIPVSAACNTAVDLAKRYGHQASSRFVNAVLRNISKNKDNIPYPDKSDFANYLSILYSHPVWMVQKWIDLYGKEFTEDLLKSNNQVPDFIIRTNTLKTDRETLLDMLHKEGINAEPGRYVEEAVVLKNPSSISNLETFKKGYFQVQDESSMLAAKILDPREGETVIDVCSAPGGKATHIAQLMNNKGTVIARDVYQHKLNLIEQSCSRLGIDIIKTEIHDACELDENLIGKADRVLIDAPCSGLGIIRKKPDIKYSRTENELNEITGLQEKILKIASQYLKVGGVMIYSTCTIQPQENLDIVQDFLDKNPNLKLAGFRELMPPALDISSSEKGYIQLYPNIYQTDGFFISKIKREK
- a CDS encoding DUF116 domain-containing protein codes for the protein MDTNVNAFLRILIIILTVFISLLILFGVAYVNASIDVYSAILVILIMAVVFCISALAVMSGAIIHTVKRKKASGLTLALTKLGLRVLMPVAVLFAKSNSIEKKSIRYFYIELNNIVVESYNKKYNPKDIMILLPHCLQNSQCGLKVTSDPELCRQCGKCKIGELLKFAKENGISLFVATGGTVARNIVKKAKPGIIISVACERDLMSGISDIKGIPVIGIINKQPNGPCINTDVDVEGLIEKIRQITVNVT